The sequence below is a genomic window from Polaribacter vadi.
TGAGTGGTGTTTGGATTATTTAACAATGCTGGATTAAAATCTGCTGCTGTTAATATGCCTTGGTTTAATTTAGAACCAAAAGCCATTAAAGGATTTGTAGTTGAAATACCTGTATGACTTGCAGTAATATTTGGCAGAAAAACAGCATTTGTTTGTTTATAATCTGCTTTTGAAGCATTAAATTCTTCTTCATAAATTTTAATTGCTGTATTGTTTTCTGAAACTTTAGCAAGGACTTCTGCCTTTGAAATTGGCATTATTTCTTGTGCATTCAGTTTAACACCCAACAACACTAAAAAAAGCATAAAAATATAGGACTTCTTCATTAATTATCTATTTATAGTACAAAAATAGCTCGAAGAAATATTCCTATAAGTAACAAAGGTTACCAAACAAAAAAAGGCATTTATAATTTCTTATAAATGCCTTCTAATCTAAAAATTATTTAGATGCTATTTAAAATCGTTCACATCATCACTTAAATCATAGACAGGAACACTATCAATTAATTTTGAAATGATACTGCTACCAGCTGCACTTCTATAGCCACCTGCACAATGCACCACAATTGGTTTATTTGTTGGTATTTCTTCTTCAGAATTTCTTAGTTCATTTAAAGGAATTGAAATTGCGTTTTCAAAAAATTTACCTTCAGCAACTTCACTTTTATTTCTGATATCAATAATTGTATACTCTGTTGGGTTATTTTTAAAATTTTGAAGATCTAAAGACTCGAACGTTTTAAAAGTATCTGCACCCAAAGTAATTACAGATTTTATCTGTTTTTCATATCCAATTTTAGCAATTCTACTTAAAACGGTTTCTTTATCTGTTATAGAATCAATTACTAAATGAAAATCTTCTTTAGGTTTTACAATAGCTCCCAACCAAGTTTCTAATTTATCTGCATCTGTTTCTGCAATAATATTGATGCTTCCTTCTAAATGATTCTTTTTATAGTTTGATGCACTTCTTACATCAATAATTAAATGAGCATCTTTTTTAAAATCTGTGATTCCAAAATTTAAAGGAATATTGCTAAATGCATTTTCAAAATTAGTTGCGCCTTCTTTATTAATATCAACATTAAAACCAAAATAAGAAGGTATAAAAGGTTGATCTTCTAAAATGGTTTTTACAAATTCAGTTTCTGTTAAATCTTGAAATGCCCAATTTTCCTTTCGCTCTTTTCCTAATGTACTTGAAGCAGCATCGCTCATATTTTTACCACATAAAGAACCTGCTCCATGTGCTGGATAAACAATTGTTTCATCTGGCAAATGCGTAAATTTATTTTTTATGGTGTGGTACATACTTTTTGCCAAATCTTCTCTTTTGGCTTTCATATTACCCGCTTTTTCTCTTAAATCTGGCCTACCAACATCGCCAATAAATAAAGTATCACCAGAAAACATTGCATAATCATCAGCAACATCCTTTGCAATAATAGTAATACTATCTGGAGAATGCCCAGGAGAATTTATGGCAGAAAAAGTACTATTGCCTATTTTAATAGCATCTCCTTCATCAAAAGTTTGATGAGGATAATTAGCATCCACTAATTTACTTGCATAAATTTTTGCGCCAGTTTCTTTATGAATTTGCAAATGACTGCTCACAAAATCTGCATGCGGATGTGTTTCAAAAACAGCAATTACTTTTGCATTATGTTTTTCTGCTAACTCATAATAAGGTTTTGGATCTCTTGACGGATCTACAATTGCCATTTCATGATTACTGATAATTGCGTAAGAGTAATGTGCTAGTGGTTTATCTTGAAGTTGTATAATGTCCATAATTTTTTTAATTTTTATTTTTTTAACCTTATAAATAATTCCATTCCTTGCCTGTTATGATAAGAGTTGTAACAAGATTCCATTTTCACATCATTAAAATAAGGAGAAAAATAGGTTAAATATTCTTCTTTATTTCCACCAAAAGGTGGATGATCTTCGTTGAGTTTTGCCTCAAAAAGCAACCCAACTAATTTGCCTTTTTCCTTTAAAATTGAGTGCATTTTTGCTGCATATTTTGCTCTTAATTCAGGATTAATTGCACAAAAAAAAGTTTGTTCAATCACCAAATCGAACGATTCTTCTAAATCGAAAAAGTTAGCGTGTATTAATTGTGATGCTGGAAAACTTGGAACTCTTTTTTTAATATTGGCTAAAGCAATTTTAGAAACATCTACTACAAAAACATTTTTAAAACCGTTATTGTATAAATATTCTGCTTCGTGAGAATTGCCTCCTCCAGGAATTAATATTTTTAAATTTTTGTTTTCTAGTTGATCAAAATAGGCTTTTAAAGGTGGAGAAACTTCGCCTAAATCCCAACCTGTTTTGTTGTTTTTATATTTATCATTCCAAAAATCTGCTGATAAATCCATATATTAGTTTTATTATTTTCTTCACAAAAACACCTGCTTTTAAAAAAACAGGTGCTTTCCCCAATTAACTATTAAAACTAACTAAAACTTTTAATAATCGTAATTAAATCATTTTTTTGTACAGCACCAGATTGTTTCCAAACTTGTTTACCTGCTTTGTATAATATGAATGTTGGTACACCTCTCACTTGATATTTTGCAGCTAAAGATTGGTTTTTATCAACATCAATTTTAATGATTGATATTTTATCACCCAAAACATCTTTTACTTCTTTTAATATTGGACTCATTGTTTTACAAGGGCCACACCATTCAGCAAAAAAGTCTACTAAAACAGGATT
It includes:
- a CDS encoding MBL fold metallo-hydrolase translates to MDIIQLQDKPLAHYSYAIISNHEMAIVDPSRDPKPYYELAEKHNAKVIAVFETHPHADFVSSHLQIHKETGAKIYASKLVDANYPHQTFDEGDAIKIGNSTFSAINSPGHSPDSITIIAKDVADDYAMFSGDTLFIGDVGRPDLREKAGNMKAKREDLAKSMYHTIKNKFTHLPDETIVYPAHGAGSLCGKNMSDAASSTLGKERKENWAFQDLTETEFVKTILEDQPFIPSYFGFNVDINKEGATNFENAFSNIPLNFGITDFKKDAHLIIDVRSASNYKKNHLEGSINIIAETDADKLETWLGAIVKPKEDFHLVIDSITDKETVLSRIAKIGYEKQIKSVITLGADTFKTFESLDLQNFKNNPTEYTIIDIRNKSEVAEGKFFENAISIPLNELRNSEEEIPTNKPIVVHCAGGYRSAAGSSIISKLIDSVPVYDLSDDVNDFK
- a CDS encoding methyltransferase domain-containing protein, with product MDLSADFWNDKYKNNKTGWDLGEVSPPLKAYFDQLENKNLKILIPGGGNSHEAEYLYNNGFKNVFVVDVSKIALANIKKRVPSFPASQLIHANFFDLEESFDLVIEQTFFCAINPELRAKYAAKMHSILKEKGKLVGLLFEAKLNEDHPPFGGNKEEYLTYFSPYFNDVKMESCYNSYHNRQGMELFIRLKK
- the trxA gene encoding thioredoxin; its protein translation is MSKFSEIINQENPVLVDFFAEWCGPCKTMSPILKEVKDVLGDKISIIKIDVDKNQSLAAKYQVRGVPTFILYKAGKQVWKQSGAVQKNDLITIIKSFS